A DNA window from Ranitomeya imitator isolate aRanImi1 chromosome 2, aRanImi1.pri, whole genome shotgun sequence contains the following coding sequences:
- the MAPK8 gene encoding mitogen-activated protein kinase 8 isoform X3, producing the protein MSRGKRDSNFSVFEIGDSTFTVLKRYQNLKPIGSGAQGIVCAAYDTVLERHVAIKKLSRPFQNQTHAKRAYRELVLMKCVNHKNIIGLLNVFTPQKSLEEFQDLYIVMELMDANLCQVIQMELDHERMSYLLYQMLCGIKHLHSAGIIHRDLKPSNIVVKSDCTLKILDFGLARTAGTSFMMTPYVVTRYYRAPEVILGMGYKENVDIWSVGCILGEMIKGGVLFPGSDHIDQWNKVIEQLGTPCPEFMKKLQPTVRTYVENRPKYAGYSFEKLFPDVLFPADSEHNKLKASQARDLLSKMLVIDASKRISVDEALLHPYINVWYDSLEAEAPPPKIPDKQLDEREHTIEEWKELIYKEVLDWEDRARNGVIRGQPAPLAQVQQ; encoded by the exons ATGAGCCGAGGCAAGCGTGACAGCAACTTCTCAGTCTTTGAAATAGGAGACTCCACATTCACAGTTCTGAAGCGCTACCAAAATCTGAAGCCTATTGGGTCTGGAGCACAAGGAATAGTGTG TGCTGCTTATGATACTGTTCTTGAGCGTCATGTTGCCATCAAAAAGCTGAGCCGGCCCTTCCAGAACCAAACGCATGCTAAGAGGGCCTACCGAGAGCTTGTACTCATGAAATGCGTCAATCACAAGAAT aTAATTGGACTATTAAATGTCTTCACACCACAAAAGTCTTTGGAGGAATTTCAAGACTT ATACATTGTGATGGAACTTATGGATGCCAATTTATGCCAAGTTATACAGATGGAGTTGGATCATGAGCGCATGTCCTATCTTCTCTACCAGATGCTATGTGGTATTAAGCACTTACATTCTGCCGGCATCATCCACCGG gatTTAAAACCAAGTAACATTGTAGTGAAATCGGACTGCACCCTAAAGATCCTTGACTTTGGTCTCGCCAGGACAGCAGGCACAAGCTTCATGATGACCCCTTATGTTGTGACCCGTTACTACAGAGCTCCCGAAGTGATCCTGGGAATGGGCTACAAAGAAAACG TTGACATTTGGTCAGTGGGTTGCATCTTGGGAGAGATGATCAAAGGTGGTGTGTTGTTCCCCGGCTCAGACC ATATTGATCAGTGGAACAAAGTTATCGAGCAGCTTGGAACCCCCTGCCCAGAATTCATGAAGAAGCTGCAGCCTACAGTTAGGACCTACGTGGAAAACCGACCCAAGTATGCAGGTTACAGCTTTGAGAAGCTTTTCCCGGATGTCCTGTTTCCAGCAGACTCTGAGCACAACAAGTTAAAAG CCAGCCAAGCCAGAGACCTGCTGTCCAAAATGCTAGTAATTGATGCTTCCAAGAGAATCTCCGTGGATGAGGCTCTGCTCCACCCTTACATCAATGTTTGGTACGACTCTCTAGAGGCGGAAGCT CCTCCACCAAAGATACCAGATAAACAGCTGGATGAGAGAGAACACACAATAGAGGAATGGAAAG AGTTAATATACAAGGAAGTTCTGGATTGGGAGGACCGAGCAAGGAATGGTGTCATCCGGGGGCAACCAGCCCCTTTAG CACAGGTGCAGCAGTGA
- the MAPK8 gene encoding mitogen-activated protein kinase 8 isoform X2: protein MSRGKRDSNFSVFEIGDSTFTVLKRYQNLKPIGSGAQGIVCAAYDTVLERHVAIKKLSRPFQNQTHAKRAYRELVLMKCVNHKNIIGLLNVFTPQKSLEEFQDLYIVMELMDANLCQVIQMELDHERMSYLLYQMLCGIKHLHSAGIIHRDLKPSNIVVKSDCTLKILDFGLARTAGTSFMMTPYVVTRYYRAPEVILGMGYKENVDLWSVGCIMGEMICHKILFPGRDYIDQWNKVIEQLGTPCPEFMKKLQPTVRTYVENRPKYAGYSFEKLFPDVLFPADSEHNKLKASQARDLLSKMLVIDASKRISVDEALLHPYINVWYDSLEAEAPPPKIPDKQLDEREHTIEEWKELIYKEVLDWEDRARNGVIRGQPAPLGAAVTEGSQPQTSSSSADASSMSTDPTLPSDTDSSLETSAGALGCCR from the exons ATGAGCCGAGGCAAGCGTGACAGCAACTTCTCAGTCTTTGAAATAGGAGACTCCACATTCACAGTTCTGAAGCGCTACCAAAATCTGAAGCCTATTGGGTCTGGAGCACAAGGAATAGTGTG TGCTGCTTATGATACTGTTCTTGAGCGTCATGTTGCCATCAAAAAGCTGAGCCGGCCCTTCCAGAACCAAACGCATGCTAAGAGGGCCTACCGAGAGCTTGTACTCATGAAATGCGTCAATCACAAGAAT aTAATTGGACTATTAAATGTCTTCACACCACAAAAGTCTTTGGAGGAATTTCAAGACTT ATACATTGTGATGGAACTTATGGATGCCAATTTATGCCAAGTTATACAGATGGAGTTGGATCATGAGCGCATGTCCTATCTTCTCTACCAGATGCTATGTGGTATTAAGCACTTACATTCTGCCGGCATCATCCACCGG gatTTAAAACCAAGTAACATTGTAGTGAAATCGGACTGCACCCTAAAGATCCTTGACTTTGGTCTCGCCAGGACAGCAGGCACAAGCTTCATGATGACCCCTTATGTTGTGACCCGTTACTACAGAGCTCCCGAAGTGATCCTGGGAATGGGCTACAAAGAAAACG TGGACTTGTGGTCCGTGGGGTGCATAATGGGAGAAATGATATGCCACAAGATTCTCTTCCCCGGAAGGGACT ATATTGATCAGTGGAACAAAGTTATCGAGCAGCTTGGAACCCCCTGCCCAGAATTCATGAAGAAGCTGCAGCCTACAGTTAGGACCTACGTGGAAAACCGACCCAAGTATGCAGGTTACAGCTTTGAGAAGCTTTTCCCGGATGTCCTGTTTCCAGCAGACTCTGAGCACAACAAGTTAAAAG CCAGCCAAGCCAGAGACCTGCTGTCCAAAATGCTAGTAATTGATGCTTCCAAGAGAATCTCCGTGGATGAGGCTCTGCTCCACCCTTACATCAATGTTTGGTACGACTCTCTAGAGGCGGAAGCT CCTCCACCAAAGATACCAGATAAACAGCTGGATGAGAGAGAACACACAATAGAGGAATGGAAAG AGTTAATATACAAGGAAGTTCTGGATTGGGAGGACCGAGCAAGGAATGGTGTCATCCGGGGGCAACCAGCCCCTTTAG GTGCAGCAGTGACTGAAGGCTCCCAGCCTCAAACCTCCTCCTCATCGGCTGATGCTTCCTCCATGTCCACAGACCCAACGCTGCCCTCGGACACGGACAGCAGCCTTGAAACCTCAGCAGGGGCCCTGGGCTGCTGTCGATGA
- the MAPK8 gene encoding mitogen-activated protein kinase 8 isoform X4: MSRGKRDSNFSVFEIGDSTFTVLKRYQNLKPIGSGAQGIVCAAYDTVLERHVAIKKLSRPFQNQTHAKRAYRELVLMKCVNHKNIIGLLNVFTPQKSLEEFQDLYIVMELMDANLCQVIQMELDHERMSYLLYQMLCGIKHLHSAGIIHRDLKPSNIVVKSDCTLKILDFGLARTAGTSFMMTPYVVTRYYRAPEVILGMGYKENVDLWSVGCIMGEMICHKILFPGRDYIDQWNKVIEQLGTPCPEFMKKLQPTVRTYVENRPKYAGYSFEKLFPDVLFPADSEHNKLKASQARDLLSKMLVIDASKRISVDEALLHPYINVWYDSLEAEAPPPKIPDKQLDEREHTIEEWKELIYKEVLDWEDRARNGVIRGQPAPLAQVQQ; the protein is encoded by the exons ATGAGCCGAGGCAAGCGTGACAGCAACTTCTCAGTCTTTGAAATAGGAGACTCCACATTCACAGTTCTGAAGCGCTACCAAAATCTGAAGCCTATTGGGTCTGGAGCACAAGGAATAGTGTG TGCTGCTTATGATACTGTTCTTGAGCGTCATGTTGCCATCAAAAAGCTGAGCCGGCCCTTCCAGAACCAAACGCATGCTAAGAGGGCCTACCGAGAGCTTGTACTCATGAAATGCGTCAATCACAAGAAT aTAATTGGACTATTAAATGTCTTCACACCACAAAAGTCTTTGGAGGAATTTCAAGACTT ATACATTGTGATGGAACTTATGGATGCCAATTTATGCCAAGTTATACAGATGGAGTTGGATCATGAGCGCATGTCCTATCTTCTCTACCAGATGCTATGTGGTATTAAGCACTTACATTCTGCCGGCATCATCCACCGG gatTTAAAACCAAGTAACATTGTAGTGAAATCGGACTGCACCCTAAAGATCCTTGACTTTGGTCTCGCCAGGACAGCAGGCACAAGCTTCATGATGACCCCTTATGTTGTGACCCGTTACTACAGAGCTCCCGAAGTGATCCTGGGAATGGGCTACAAAGAAAACG TGGACTTGTGGTCCGTGGGGTGCATAATGGGAGAAATGATATGCCACAAGATTCTCTTCCCCGGAAGGGACT ATATTGATCAGTGGAACAAAGTTATCGAGCAGCTTGGAACCCCCTGCCCAGAATTCATGAAGAAGCTGCAGCCTACAGTTAGGACCTACGTGGAAAACCGACCCAAGTATGCAGGTTACAGCTTTGAGAAGCTTTTCCCGGATGTCCTGTTTCCAGCAGACTCTGAGCACAACAAGTTAAAAG CCAGCCAAGCCAGAGACCTGCTGTCCAAAATGCTAGTAATTGATGCTTCCAAGAGAATCTCCGTGGATGAGGCTCTGCTCCACCCTTACATCAATGTTTGGTACGACTCTCTAGAGGCGGAAGCT CCTCCACCAAAGATACCAGATAAACAGCTGGATGAGAGAGAACACACAATAGAGGAATGGAAAG AGTTAATATACAAGGAAGTTCTGGATTGGGAGGACCGAGCAAGGAATGGTGTCATCCGGGGGCAACCAGCCCCTTTAG CACAGGTGCAGCAGTGA
- the MAPK8 gene encoding mitogen-activated protein kinase 8 isoform X1 encodes MSRGKRDSNFSVFEIGDSTFTVLKRYQNLKPIGSGAQGIVCAAYDTVLERHVAIKKLSRPFQNQTHAKRAYRELVLMKCVNHKNIIGLLNVFTPQKSLEEFQDLYIVMELMDANLCQVIQMELDHERMSYLLYQMLCGIKHLHSAGIIHRDLKPSNIVVKSDCTLKILDFGLARTAGTSFMMTPYVVTRYYRAPEVILGMGYKENVDIWSVGCILGEMIKGGVLFPGSDHIDQWNKVIEQLGTPCPEFMKKLQPTVRTYVENRPKYAGYSFEKLFPDVLFPADSEHNKLKASQARDLLSKMLVIDASKRISVDEALLHPYINVWYDSLEAEAPPPKIPDKQLDEREHTIEEWKELIYKEVLDWEDRARNGVIRGQPAPLGAAVTEGSQPQTSSSSADASSMSTDPTLPSDTDSSLETSAGALGCCR; translated from the exons ATGAGCCGAGGCAAGCGTGACAGCAACTTCTCAGTCTTTGAAATAGGAGACTCCACATTCACAGTTCTGAAGCGCTACCAAAATCTGAAGCCTATTGGGTCTGGAGCACAAGGAATAGTGTG TGCTGCTTATGATACTGTTCTTGAGCGTCATGTTGCCATCAAAAAGCTGAGCCGGCCCTTCCAGAACCAAACGCATGCTAAGAGGGCCTACCGAGAGCTTGTACTCATGAAATGCGTCAATCACAAGAAT aTAATTGGACTATTAAATGTCTTCACACCACAAAAGTCTTTGGAGGAATTTCAAGACTT ATACATTGTGATGGAACTTATGGATGCCAATTTATGCCAAGTTATACAGATGGAGTTGGATCATGAGCGCATGTCCTATCTTCTCTACCAGATGCTATGTGGTATTAAGCACTTACATTCTGCCGGCATCATCCACCGG gatTTAAAACCAAGTAACATTGTAGTGAAATCGGACTGCACCCTAAAGATCCTTGACTTTGGTCTCGCCAGGACAGCAGGCACAAGCTTCATGATGACCCCTTATGTTGTGACCCGTTACTACAGAGCTCCCGAAGTGATCCTGGGAATGGGCTACAAAGAAAACG TTGACATTTGGTCAGTGGGTTGCATCTTGGGAGAGATGATCAAAGGTGGTGTGTTGTTCCCCGGCTCAGACC ATATTGATCAGTGGAACAAAGTTATCGAGCAGCTTGGAACCCCCTGCCCAGAATTCATGAAGAAGCTGCAGCCTACAGTTAGGACCTACGTGGAAAACCGACCCAAGTATGCAGGTTACAGCTTTGAGAAGCTTTTCCCGGATGTCCTGTTTCCAGCAGACTCTGAGCACAACAAGTTAAAAG CCAGCCAAGCCAGAGACCTGCTGTCCAAAATGCTAGTAATTGATGCTTCCAAGAGAATCTCCGTGGATGAGGCTCTGCTCCACCCTTACATCAATGTTTGGTACGACTCTCTAGAGGCGGAAGCT CCTCCACCAAAGATACCAGATAAACAGCTGGATGAGAGAGAACACACAATAGAGGAATGGAAAG AGTTAATATACAAGGAAGTTCTGGATTGGGAGGACCGAGCAAGGAATGGTGTCATCCGGGGGCAACCAGCCCCTTTAG GTGCAGCAGTGACTGAAGGCTCCCAGCCTCAAACCTCCTCCTCATCGGCTGATGCTTCCTCCATGTCCACAGACCCAACGCTGCCCTCGGACACGGACAGCAGCCTTGAAACCTCAGCAGGGGCCCTGGGCTGCTGTCGATGA